Within Winogradskyella helgolandensis, the genomic segment ATAATTAATCGTTTCATTCAAATAGATTTATTAGAGTATTAGAAATTTATAATTCTAACTAACCGAAGGAGGTCCTCTAACAAAGCCTATTGAATGCTGATAATTTTTTAAAGAAATATAATATGAAGGCAGCTGCGTAACAGCTGTTTTTGTTAAAGCTAATTCATAGTTGTTAAAAACTATAAATAGATTATTGGAGAGTTTGAATTTATAAAAATTACATTCAATATCAGCATCATGAAAATGTGTATCTGAAGACTTGTCGTTTTCGCAAACTTCATGAGTGTGATGTGAAAATACATGATTCAATTTAACAGCAGAAGGTAACAACACAGCTAGCACTAGCATAATTGCTAATGTTCTAAATAGTGATGTTATTGCGGTTTTAAAATTCAATCTAAAAAACGTTTTAATCCAAATCTACTTAACATTTTCTTTTCAAATTCCCAGAAAAACTTGAATTGCCCAAAAAGCCATCCAAAGGAAACTAAAAGAATCTGATAGAAAATAAGCCCAATGATAATGAATAAAAACCAGTAAAGAATAGGGTTTAAGTTTTCTTTAGTAATTCCTATGAGTTTTATAATCGGTCTGCCAACAAATAAAGATGATGTCCCTGTAAATGCAAACACCATAAAAACCCGAATCATTTCCCATTTATAATCGAGAACCCATTTCTTTTCGAGTTTTTTGAATATGAATAAGGTTAACTTTAATAAAAGATAAAAGACAACTATTGATTCTATGATTTTTAAAACCAAATTATAATCTGGAAATATAGCATTCGATATTTTAAAAGCCGAATATCCTAAAATAAGCAAACCAAAAAAGGGAAATAACAACTGCCAATTGTGTTGAATTTCCCACTGTTTTTTAAATTTTTCCATAGCACGTTTTCAGTGCTGCAAATTTAATAAATTAAGATGTCTTTCTATACTAAATTCTAGGAGCAAAAGAAGATAGGCGTTGGTTGTATGTTATTTGAAAATAGAGAAAGTAATTGTATAGTTTATAATTTACCTCATACCCATAATCTGTACGCGTGTCATAATCTATTCTAACTTCATATAGATTAGGGTCATACGACTGCGGTTGTAAGTTTCTCTGGTTCCAGGCTTGCACTAAAATAGCATTCCGAGACTCTAACCATTGCTGAGAATGATAGCCT encodes:
- a CDS encoding DUF6146 family protein, with translation MKKIIPFIIVLILIASCKSYNTNPVINNENKHSLVQSDTVSISSDENDYEIIIIEPGFNSWLLSTARPEGYHSQQWLESRNAILVQAWNQRNLQPQSYDPNLYEVRIDYDTRTDYGYEVNYKLYNYFLYFQITYNQRLSSFAPRI
- a CDS encoding DUF6787 family protein codes for the protein MEKFKKQWEIQHNWQLLFPFFGLLILGYSAFKISNAIFPDYNLVLKIIESIVVFYLLLKLTLFIFKKLEKKWVLDYKWEMIRVFMVFAFTGTSSLFVGRPIIKLIGITKENLNPILYWFLFIIIGLIFYQILLVSFGWLFGQFKFFWEFEKKMLSRFGLKRFLD